The nucleotide window CACGGGCCACAAACACCCTCACACTACGCTCGAACGGGTCATCGGGCTACTGAAGGTCGCCAGTGAGCTTGATGTCCCAGACAGCAACCGGGGCTCCGTTCGCGACGGTTGCGAGGTGCTTGCCGTTCGGCGAGAACGCAACCGTTCTGACCCCACGCCCACCGCTCTCGATCAGTTGCGTCTGCAGCCCGCTCGCGCGGTGCCACACCCAAACGGAGCCGTCTGGCGTCCCGGCCGCGATCCGGTTCGCGTCCGGTGAGAACGCGAGACAAACAACGGCCCGCTCGAAGCCCGTGATTGTGCGAAGCAACTCGCGCGACGCTACGTCCCAAATCTGAATCACGCCGTTAAAACCGACCGCGAGGAGCCGCCCGTCGTCGGAATAGGCCAGCGCGGTTGGGGGCCGCTTCTGGATCGGCAGAGACGACAGTCGTGCTCCGGTTATGGTGTCGAGCAGCAGCACCTTGTTGCTACCACCGCGGGCGAGGTCGATCAGCCCGACGGCAAGCGCGCGGCCGTCGGGGCTCGAAGTGATACACGCGATGTTCTCGGCGACGTTCAGTTGAAAACGCTCTTCGCCGGTCGCAACGTCAAGGAGCCGCACGCACTTGTGCGGCTTCGGCAAATCGACCACCGCGAACCACGAGGCGTCCGGCCCGACCGCCCAGAACCGTGAGTCGCCGATGCGGGCATCGACGACGGCCAGTTCGCCCCCGTCGGGCAGTGAGCGGATCAGCACCCGGTCTTCGCGATCGCCGCGGAACGTGACAAGGTGTTTGCGGTCACGGGTGAAGCCCGCGAACCCGTCGGTGCGCCTGGCGTAGTAACTGGATTCGATGGCCGAGGTCTCCCCCCAGCGGGTGAACGCACGAGCGTTCCCGACCCACAGCTCTGCCCCGTCAAGCGAATACGTCACGTCGCGTGCGCCCGGAAACGCCAAGGTCCGAGCGGGCACGCGATCGACGGCGCGCGAGTTCTCAATGTCAACCCGATCGAGCCCGGCGGTGACCAGCGCCGAACCGACGCCGACCGGAACAGGTTTGGGAGCCACAGTACGGACGAGTTCCACCTGCCCGCTCCGGATGTCCACACGCGCGGTGTCCGGGCCGGCCGATGAAACGACAAACAGCCCGCTGTGAGCGAGTACGTCGGTCACGGATGTGCTGACGACGAGCGGGCGGCTGTTCGGCCGGTCCGAAACCGTCGCGGTGAGTTGACCAGCGGCGAGGTACAGTTGCGGCTTACTTGCGACCGTGCGCCCGCCGGAACGGAACCTCACCACGCTGTCGGATTCGATCTCAAACCGGGCCGGCTCGGCCAGGAGTTCGACGACGGCCAAGCTCTCATCGCCGGTCCGAAGGGTGAACCCGACCGGCAACTCGTTCCCCTCCTCCACCGGAACAACGTCACCGGTGGCGTTCAACACCTCGACCAGTCCGGTTTTCTGCGACAGCTTCGCAAAGCCCTGGCCCGCCGCCCCGGGCAGATCGTCGTGCGCAGGCAAAACGATCGGTGCCGGCTTCACCCCGAGCCACACCGCCACGAGCGCACACGCGGCGCACGCGGTCAGAACCACCGCCACCGCACGACGCCGCACGGTCCGTCGCGGTCCCGGTCCGGAGCGCGCCCAGATTGGTGGCGCCGCAGTGGTAATCGCGGCCAGCACGGCGCCGGCGGTTCGCTCCGCTTGAGCTTCTTGGATCTGAGCGAGAGTGGCATCGGCCAGGTCGAAATCCGTGCGCAGCGCGCGAAGCTCGGCTTCGAGAGCCAGCAGTTCGAGGTGTTCGGCCTCGGCGCGTGGGTCGGCGGCGAGCGCGTCGAGTTCCTCGGCCTCCGCTGACGTAAGAGCGCGGTCGAGGAGCTTGAGCGTGAGTTCAGCGACGCGGTTCATTGGTCGTTCAGTTTCGTTTGAATGCAGTCGCGGAGACGGAACCGGATGCGCGAAATCATCCGCTGAACAGCTTCCGGTGTTTGTCCCTGCTTCGCCGCGATGGCCTCGAACGAGAGACCCCGCTCGTACCGCAGCGCCAGCACCACGGCTTCGCGGGGCGTCAGCAGTTCCCGGCAACCACGGAGGGCCACGACGTACGCGTCGGAGTCATCGCGGTGAGCGGCACTCTCGGCCCGGAGCCGCTCCGCCAGCCGCTCGCGGTAGACCGCGAGCCGCCGGTCCTCGCGCCCGGCGGTGCGCAGCTCCTTCCGGAGCCGGTTGCGAGCGACGGTGCGGACCCACGCGCCGAAATCGGTCCCCAGCGCGTACTGATCGAGGTGAAAGTAGGCGTCCACGAACACCTGTTGAACGATGTTCTCCGTCGCATCGCGGTCGCGGAGCAGCGCCGCCGCAATCCGCCAAACGCTTTCCTGATACAGACGCACCAGTGCCGCGAACGCCGGTGTGTGGCCGGCGAGCACGTCCGCCACGATCCGGTCGGCCTCCGGTGTCGCCGCCCCGGTTTCCTCGTCGTCGCTTTGCACGATTACAAACAGAACCCCGCGGCGCCACGAATCAGACAGACCAGTAGTCACGCCGCCGCACCGGTCGCAGCCGGCTCCGATGACACGGGGAAGCGCTTCGGGCGGATTTTGCGCCCGTTCAGAATCGCGCCGATCACGGTGTACCGCACGCAATATTCGTAACTGAGGAGCAGCACGGCTAACGTTGCGAGTGTAACTAAACCGCACTTCAAGAACCCGGGCGCGGACCAGTCGCGGACCAGAAATTGAAACACAAAAATCGGAGTGATGCTCGCGAGGTAGCACCAGTACGCGGAATCGGCGAGGTAGCGCACCCACGCCCGTTCGCGCGCGAACAGTTGCAAGA belongs to Gemmata obscuriglobus and includes:
- a CDS encoding sigma-70 family RNA polymerase sigma factor, whose translation is MTTGLSDSWRRGVLFVIVQSDDEETGAATPEADRIVADVLAGHTPAFAALVRLYQESVWRIAAALLRDRDATENIVQQVFVDAYFHLDQYALGTDFGAWVRTVARNRLRKELRTAGREDRRLAVYRERLAERLRAESAAHRDDSDAYVVALRGCRELLTPREAVVLALRYERGLSFEAIAAKQGQTPEAVQRMISRIRFRLRDCIQTKLNDQ
- a CDS encoding WD40 repeat domain-containing protein; the protein is MNRVAELTLKLLDRALTSAEAEELDALAADPRAEAEHLELLALEAELRALRTDFDLADATLAQIQEAQAERTAGAVLAAITTAAPPIWARSGPGPRRTVRRRAVAVVLTACAACALVAVWLGVKPAPIVLPAHDDLPGAAGQGFAKLSQKTGLVEVLNATGDVVPVEEGNELPVGFTLRTGDESLAVVELLAEPARFEIESDSVVRFRSGGRTVASKPQLYLAAGQLTATVSDRPNSRPLVVSTSVTDVLAHSGLFVVSSAGPDTARVDIRSGQVELVRTVAPKPVPVGVGSALVTAGLDRVDIENSRAVDRVPARTLAFPGARDVTYSLDGAELWVGNARAFTRWGETSAIESSYYARRTDGFAGFTRDRKHLVTFRGDREDRVLIRSLPDGGELAVVDARIGDSRFWAVGPDASWFAVVDLPKPHKCVRLLDVATGEERFQLNVAENIACITSSPDGRALAVGLIDLARGGSNKVLLLDTITGARLSSLPIQKRPPTALAYSDDGRLLAVGFNGVIQIWDVASRELLRTITGFERAVVCLAFSPDANRIAAGTPDGSVWVWHRASGLQTQLIESGGRGVRTVAFSPNGKHLATVANGAPVAVWDIKLTGDLQ